One genomic segment of Cannabis sativa cultivar Pink pepper isolate KNU-18-1 unplaced genomic scaffold, ASM2916894v1 Contig5, whole genome shotgun sequence includes these proteins:
- the LOC133033363 gene encoding uncharacterized protein LOC133033363, which translates to MNKTTSFTSLNQSSEIGEEEDKDRNRCTETKKTTTTKSMADSRIKPLVDAIHATPTKCVLYLAGGASQAIGYLLSVPGASNTVLETVVPYSRMSLIQLLGKIPTQFCSQNTAEEMALMAYNRALKLSPPGSPVLGVGFTGALASMPPKRGDHRFYLSTRTSDRLCISTVTFTKGLRTREQEDHLSSQIFLKAIANACKVPGTFVPDLIESDVSDEQEREFSEDQELEQLINGEISFKVYPFSKDNSNGERRIILPGSFNPLHEGHLKLLEVATSICGGGYPCFEISAINADKPPLSISQIKDRVKQFEKAGKTIILSNQPYFYKKAEIFPGSAFVIGADTAARLINPKYYDGDYNKMLMILNGCKATGCTFLVGGRNVDGVFKVLDDLDIPEELKDMFITIPEEKFRIDISSTELRKKLGKQ; encoded by the exons ATGAATAAAACGACGTCGTTTACAAGTCTTAATCAATCATCAGAGATcggagaagaagaagacaaaGACAGAAATCGTTGTACGGAAACGAAGAAAACAaccaccacaaaatccatggcgGACTCTCGTATCAAACCTTTAGTCGATGCAATTCACGCTACTCCAACTAAGTGCGTCCTCTACCTCGCCGGCGGAGCCTCACAg GCGATTGGGTATTTGCTATCGGTGCCTGGAGCTTCCAATACAGTTCTCGAAACTGTAGTCCCTTACTCTCGGATGTCCTTGATTCAGTTACTTGGGAAG ATTCCAACCCAGTTTTGTAGCCAGAATACTGCTGAAGAAATGGCTTTGATGGCTTATAATCGCGCTCTCAAGCTCTCCCCACCAG GTTCTCCAGTTCTTGGTGTGGGTTTTACTGGTGCTTTAGCTAGCATGCCTCCAAAGCGTGGGGATCACAG GTTTTACTTGTCAACAAGAACATCTGACCGGCTTTGTATATCGACAGTTACCTTTACTAAG GGTTTGCGAACCAGAGAGCAAGAAGATCATCTGTCAAGTCAAATTTTTCTGAAG GCAATTGCAAATGCATGCAAAGTACCAGGAACATTTGTCCCAGATTTAATAGAATCTGATGTATCTGATGAACAAGAAAGAGAGTTCAGTGAAGATCAAGAGCTAGAGCAACTTATAAATGGGGAAATAAGCTTCAAGGTTTATCCATTTTCAAAAG ATAACTCAAACGGAGAAAGAAGGATAATATTACCCGGTTCTTTCAATCCACTGCATGAAGGTCACCTCAAGCTTTTGGAAGTTGCTACCAG CATATGTGGAGGTGGATATCCATGCTTTGAAATATCAGCAATCAATGCTGACAAACCCCCACTTTCAATATCTCAAATCAAAGATCGTGTTAAGCAGTTTGAAAAGGCTG GTAAGACGATAATCTTATCTAATCAACCTTATTTTTATAAGAAAGCTGAAATATTTCCAGGCAGTGCTTTCGTAATTGGCGCTGACACAGCAGCCAGGCTTATTAAC CCCAAATACTATGATGGGGACTACAATAAGATGTTGATGATTCTTAATGGATGCAAAGCAACCGGCTGCACTTTTCTTGTGGGTGGTCGTAATGTAGATGGCGTTTTCAAG GTGCTTGATGATTTAGATATTCCAGAAGAGTTGAAAGACATGTTCATCACAATACCCGAAGAGAAATTTCGTATCGATATATCTTCCACAGAACTTAGGAAAAAGCTTGGAAAGCAATAG
- the LOC115714805 gene encoding xanthine dehydrogenase 1: MGSLEQIGGEDSMEAILYVNGLRRLLPDGLAHLTLLEYLRDIGLTGTKLGCGEGGCGACTVMVSYYDEKLKKCVHYAINACLAPLYSVEGMHVITVEGVGNRKTGLHPIQESLARSHGSQCGFCTPGFIMSMYALLRSSKTAPTEELIEECLAGNLCRCTGYRPIVDAFRVFAKTDDKLYTDISSSRSPEEHEFICPSTGKPCSCRSKVESNDKCAAGQGTAFAERYEPISFTEIDGSTYSDKELIFPPELLLRKSKSLSLSGFGGLKWFRPLKLQQLLDLKALLPDAKILVGNTEVGIEMRLKRIQYKILICVTHVPELNTLNETDSGIEIGAAVRLSELMKFFRKVVAQRAAHETTSCKAFIEQLKWFAGTQIKNVASVGGNICTASPISDLNPLWMVARAEFRIIDCKGIIRTTPAESFFLGYRKVDLEMNEILLSVFLPWTRPFEFVKEFKQAHRREDDIAIVNAGFRVYFKDKGENRIVSDASIAYGGVAPLSLSARTTKEYLMGKSWNQELLQDALRVLQKDVLIKDDAPGGMVEFRKSLTLSFFFKFFLWVSHQMDATQCVPKSFPLSHLSAVESSPRPTVIGSQDYEIIKHGTAVGSPEIHMSARLQVTGEAEYADDTTLPPNGLHAALVLSKKPHARILSIDDSEAKSSPGFVGIYFANNVPGDNKIGPVIPDEELFASEFVTCVGQPIGVVVADTHENAKLAARKVHVEYAELPAILSIEDAINAKSFHPNTEKWMKKGDVDLCFQSGKCDKVIEGDVHVGGQEHFYLEPNSSVVWTIDGGNEVHMVSSTQAPQKHQKYVSHVLGIPMSKVVCKTKRIGGGFGGKETRSAFIAAAAAIPAYLLNRPVKITLDRDIDMMVSGQRHSFLGKYKVGFTTDGKVLALDLQIYNNAGNSLDLSLAVLERAMFHSDNVYEIPNVRIMGRVCFTNITSNTAFRGFGGPQGMIITENWIQRIAAELKRSPEEIREINFQGEGSVLHYGQKIEHSTLSQVWNELKLSCLFSEARKEVDQFNSQNRWKKRGISMIPTKFGISFTLKLMNQAGALVHVYTDGTVLVTHGGVEMGQGLHTKIAQVAASAFNIPLSSVFISETSTDKVPNSSPTAASASSDIYGAAVLDACEQIKARMEPIASQNNFSSFAELANACYVARIDLSAHGFYITPDIDFDWVTGKGNPFRYFTYGAAFSEVEIDTLTGDFHTRVTNIILDLGYSLNPAIDVGQIEGAFMQGLGWVALEELKWGDPAHKWILPGHLYTCGPGSYKIPSLNDVPFKFNVSLLKGHPNVKAIHSSKAVGEPPFFLASAVFFAIKDAIAASRAEVGNTDWFPLDNPATPERIRMACLDKFTAPFIGSDFQPKLSV; the protein is encoded by the exons ATATTGGTTTGACTGGAACAAAGCTTGGCTGTGGTGAAGGTGGTTGTGGAGCTTGTACTGTTATGGTTTCCTATTATGATGAGAAGTTGAAGAAATGTGT GCACTATGCTATCAATGCTTGCTTGGCTCCTTTGTACTCAGTCGAAGGGATGCATGTTATCACAGTGGAAGGAGTAGGAAACCGCAAAACTGGCCTGCACCCCATTCAA GAATCATTAGCACGGTCTCATGGCTCACAGTGTGGGTTTTGTACACCTGGGTTTATTATGTCTATGTATGCATTGCTAAGATCAAGTAAAACAGCTCCTACCGAGGAGCTGATTGAAGAATGCCTTGCGGGAAACTTGTGTAGATGCACAGGTTACAGGCCAATAGTTGATGCATTTCGAGTCTTTGCTAAAACGGATGACAAGCTATATACAGATATATCTTCTTCTCGAAGTCCTGAAGAACATGAGTTCATTTGCCCTTCTACTGGAAAGCCTTGCTCATGTAGATCAAAAGTTGAAAGCAATGACAAATGTGCAGCCGGACAAGGGACTGCTTTTGCTGAGAGGTATGAACCTATATCGTTTACTGAAATAGATGGAAGCACTTATAGTGACAAAGAATTAATTTTTCCTCCTGAACTTTTGTTGAGGAAATCAAAGTCTTTGAGTTTGAGCGGATTTGGTGGGCTTAAGTGGTTTCGACCCTTGAAACTTCAACAATTGCTGGATTTGAAAGCATTGCTTCCAGATGCTAAGATTTTGGTAGGTAATACCGAAGTGGGAATTGAGATGAGATTGAAAAGAATTCAGTATAAGATATTGATTTGTGTTACACATGTACCTGAACTCAATACATTGAATGAAACAGACAGTGGTATAGAGATAGGTGCAGCAGTAAGACTATCTGaactaatgaaatttttcagaAAGGTCGTGGCACAGCGTGCTGCACATGAAACCACATCTTGCAAGGCCTTTATTGAACAATTAAAATGGTTTGCTGGGACACAGATAAAAAATGTTGCATCTGTTGGTGGGAACATATGCACTGCAAGTCCAATATCTGACTTGAACCCTTTGTGGATGGTGGCTAGAGCAGAGTTTCGAATTATTGATTGCAAAGGAATCATCAGAACAACTCCTGCAGAAAGCTTTTTTTTGGGTTATCGTAAGGTGGATTTAGAAATGAATGAAATTTTGTTGTCAGTGTTCTTACCATGGACTAGACCTTTTGAGTTTGTTAAAGAGTTTAAGCAGGCTCACCGAAGAGAGGATGATATTGCAATTGTAAATGCTGGATTTCGTGTTTATTTCAAGGACAAAGGTGAAAATCGGATTGTTTCAGATGCATCTATTGCTTATGGTGGAGTGgctcctctctctctttctgcaAGAACAACAAAAGAATATCTCATGGGAAAGAGTTGGAACCAAGAGCTACTTCAGGATGCTTTAAGAGTCTTACAAAAGGATGTTTTAATCAAGGATGATGCCCCTGGTGGCATGGTGGAGTTTAGGAAATCACTAACTCTtagcttctttttcaaatttttcctATGGGTTTCTCATCAAATGGATGCAACACAATGTGTTCCCAAGAGCTTTCCATTATCTCATCTATCTGCTGTTGAATCATCTCCCCGACCAACCGTTATAGGAAGTCAAGACtatgagatcataaaacatggaACAGCTGTGGGATCTCCTGAGATTCATATGTCAGCTAGACTCCAG GTTACTGGGGAGGCTGAATATGCTGATGACACAACATTACCTCCTAATGGTTTGCATGCTGCTTTAGTACTAAGCAAAAAACCTCATGCTCGGATACTTTCAATAGACGATTCAGAAGCAAAATCTTCACCTGGGTTTGTAGGAATTTACTTTGCAAACAATGTTCCAGGTGATAATAAGATTGGACCAGTTATTCCTGATGAGGAATTATTTGCTTCAGAATTTGTAACTTGTGTTGGTCAG CCTATAGGAGTTGTTGTTGCTGATACGCATGAAAATGCAAAGTTAGCGGCAAGAAAGGTTCATGTTGAGTATGCAGAGCTTCCAGCAATTTTATCGATTGAAGATGCCATCAATGCTAAAAGTTTCCATCCTAATACAGAGAAGTGGATGAAGAAAGGGGATGTTGATCTATGTTTCCAATCAGGGAAATGCGATAAGGTTATAGAGGGGGATGTTCATGTTGGAGGACAGGAACACTTTTACTTGGAGCCGAATAGTAGTGTAGTTTGGACAATAGATGGCGGTAATGAAGTTCATATGGTTTCATCAACACAA GCCCCACAAAAGCATCAGAAATATGTTTCCCATGTTCTTGGCATTCCAATGTCAAAAGTAGTTTGTAAAACAAAGCGTATCGGTGGTGGTTTTGGTGGGAAGGAGACAAGATCTGCTTTCATTGCTGCTGCAGCTGCAATCCCTGCATATCTATTGAATCGTCCAGTTAAAATAACACTAGATCGCGATATAGACATGATGGTATCTGGGCAACGGCATAGCTTTCTTGGGAAATACAAG GTTGGATTCACAACTGATGGGAAAGTGCTGGCTTTGGATCTTCAAATCTATAATAATGCTGGAAACTCATTAGACTTGTCTCTTGCCGTGCTTGAGCGTGCTATGTTTCACTCTGATAATGTTTATGAGATACCAAATGTAAGGATTATGGGAAGAGTGTGTTTCACTAATATCACTAGTAACACTGCCTTTAGAGGATTTGGTGGTCCTCAGGGAATGATTATAACCGAGAATTGGATTCAAAGAATCGCTGCAGAGCTCAAAAGAAGTCCAGAGGAAATTAGA GAAATTAATTTTCAAGGCGAAGGATCAGTTTTACATTACGGCCAAAAGATTGAACACAGTACTTTGTCCCAGGTCTGGAATGAGCTCAAGTTATCTTGTCTCTTTTCAGAAGCTCGCAAAGAAGTTGATCAATTTAATAGTCAAAATCGGTGGAAGAAGCGTGGTATCTCCATGATACCTACAAAATTTGGCATATCTTTTACTTTAAAGCTTATGAATCAG GCAGGTGCTCTTGTTCATGTTTACACCGATGGAACGGTTTTAGTTACACATGGGGGTGTTGAAATGGGACAAGGTTTACACACTAAAATTGCTCAGGTTGCTGCTTCTGCCTTCAATATCCCTCTCAGTTCTGTCTTTATATCAGAAACAAGTACTGATAAG GTTCCCAATTCATCACCCACGGCCGCTTCTGCAAGTTCAGATATCTATGGAGCTGCAGTTTTGGATGCCTGTGAGCAAATTAAGGCGCGTATGGAGCCCATAGCTTCACAGAACAATTTCAGCTCTTTTGCCGAG CTTGCCAATGCGTGCTATGTGGCTAGAATAGACCTATCTGCTCATGGATTTTACATTACACCAGACATCGACTTTGACTGGGTGACTGGTAAAGGGAACCCATTCCGGTACTTCACATATGGGGCAGCATTCTCAGAGGTTGAAATTGACACATTGACTGGGGATTTTCACACTAGAGTGACAAACATTATTTTGGACCTTGGATATTCTCTCAACCCAGCCATTGATGTTGGGCAG ATTGAAGGAGCTTTCATGCAAGGTTTGGGTTGGGTGGCATTAGAAGAACTGAAATGGGGAGATCCAGCTCATAAGTGGATACTCCCAGGTCATCTATACACATGTGGCCCTGGGAGTTACAAAATTCCTTCTCTAAATGATGTTCCATTCAAATTCAATGTTTCACTCTTGAAG GGACATCCAAATGTAAAAGCAATCCATTCATCTAAAGCTGTTGGAGAGCCCCCATTCTTTCTAGCATCAGCAGTGTTCTTTGCAATCAAAGATGCCATTGCAGCTTCAAGAGCAGAAGTGGGGAACACTGACTGGTTCCCTCTTGATAATCCAGCTACACCCGAAAGAATCCGAATGGCTTGTTTAGATAAATTCACAGCGCCTTTCATTGGTTCCGATTTTCAGCCTAAACTTAGCGTCTAG